One window of the Chryseotalea sp. WA131a genome contains the following:
- the nhaC gene encoding Na+/H+ antiporter NhaC — MPDKKRPSLIQAFIPIVSLVILLAINVLVFGAGATDGPNQIALILASGVAGLISWRLGYSWENIEGSVVKSISSAMGAMLILLVIGSLSGTWLISGIVPAMIYFGLKILNPTIFLFAACIVCCIVSLATGSSWSTIATVGIALLGIGKTLGIHDGVIAGALISGAYFGDKMSPLSDTTNLAPAMAGTDLFTHIRYMVFTTAPTLVITLIIFFIWGFTLDTHGQANTDVLLAIDKAFDLNPILFVVPALVLVMIMRKVPAIPALLVGALLGGVCAIIFQPQIVAQISGIADDPTKSAFVAVMKSMANAINIKTDNAMITELLSSGGMAGMLNTIWLILGAMIFGGVMESSGLLLRIVEEIIKWAHSTGSLVLSTTVTSIFFNLTAGDQYMAIAIPGRMFADTYKKQGYKPELLSRTLEDAGTVTSVLVPWNTCGATQSKVLGISTWTYAPYCFFCIISPCMTVLQAYLNFKIRRLNDKAS, encoded by the coding sequence ATGCCCGATAAGAAAAGACCTTCGCTGATTCAAGCATTCATACCCATTGTTTCATTAGTAATTCTATTGGCTATCAACGTACTTGTTTTTGGTGCTGGGGCAACCGATGGCCCAAACCAAATAGCTTTGATATTGGCTTCCGGGGTGGCGGGTTTAATTTCTTGGCGACTTGGCTACAGTTGGGAAAATATTGAAGGGAGTGTAGTCAAAAGCATTAGCTCGGCCATGGGAGCGATGTTGATTTTATTGGTGATCGGCTCTTTGTCGGGAACGTGGCTTATCAGTGGCATTGTGCCCGCCATGATATATTTCGGATTAAAAATTCTGAACCCCACCATTTTCCTTTTTGCTGCTTGTATTGTGTGTTGCATCGTTTCGCTTGCCACCGGCAGTTCATGGTCTACCATTGCCACGGTGGGCATTGCCTTACTGGGCATCGGAAAAACGTTGGGCATTCACGATGGTGTCATCGCTGGGGCCCTTATATCAGGTGCTTATTTTGGTGATAAGATGTCGCCTTTGTCGGATACTACCAATCTGGCGCCTGCCATGGCTGGCACGGATTTATTCACACACATTCGCTACATGGTGTTTACCACTGCACCCACCTTAGTGATTACGCTCATCATATTTTTTATTTGGGGATTTACATTAGATACACATGGGCAAGCTAATACGGATGTATTGTTGGCTATTGATAAAGCTTTTGATTTGAATCCGATTTTATTTGTCGTGCCTGCATTAGTATTGGTAATGATTATGCGCAAAGTGCCTGCCATACCAGCCTTGCTAGTAGGTGCACTTTTAGGTGGCGTTTGTGCGATTATTTTTCAACCGCAGATTGTTGCTCAAATTTCAGGTATTGCAGATGACCCCACTAAATCCGCGTTTGTTGCCGTGATGAAATCGATGGCCAACGCGATCAATATCAAAACAGATAACGCCATGATCACCGAGCTGCTTTCTTCCGGTGGAATGGCCGGGATGTTGAACACGATCTGGTTAATTTTAGGTGCCATGATTTTTGGTGGCGTGATGGAATCCAGTGGATTACTGCTCCGCATCGTAGAAGAAATTATCAAATGGGCACACTCTACCGGTTCGCTGGTTTTATCAACCACTGTCACCAGTATCTTTTTCAATTTGACAGCCGGAGATCAATACATGGCCATTGCCATCCCTGGAAGAATGTTTGCTGACACGTACAAAAAACAAGGTTACAAGCCTGAGTTGTTGAGCAGAACATTGGAAGACGCGGGAACAGTTACTTCCGTATTGGTTCCGTGGAATACCTGTGGTGCTACCCAATCAAAAGTGTTGGGCATTTCTACCTGGACGTATGCGCCCTATTGTTTCTTCTGTATTATCAGTCCGTGCATGACGGTGCTTCAAGCTTATCTCAATTTCAAGATCCGTAGGTTGAATGACAAGGCATCCTGA
- a CDS encoding 3'-5' exonuclease domain-containing protein 2: MTRHPEKITITNEEINVLPLGAFEGEVVVISDASATEMAFDEINRHRVVGFDTETKPVFVRGHSNKVALMQIAIPKKVFLLRLNKTGITPSIQRFLENEKIGKAGVALRDDIKGLQKLKHYAPAGFIELAEMSKNAGLEVESVKKLAALLLGIRISKGAQTSNWEAGHLNEKQISYAATDAWVCLEVYSHLKNKGFTLV; this comes from the coding sequence ATGACAAGGCATCCTGAAAAGATAACGATTACTAATGAAGAGATAAACGTTCTTCCCCTCGGAGCATTTGAAGGTGAGGTAGTGGTTATTTCAGATGCTTCGGCAACCGAAATGGCATTTGACGAAATCAATCGCCATCGTGTGGTTGGTTTTGATACAGAGACCAAGCCTGTGTTTGTGCGCGGCCATTCTAACAAAGTGGCACTCATGCAAATTGCCATCCCCAAAAAAGTCTTTTTGTTACGGTTGAACAAAACAGGCATCACCCCGAGCATACAACGGTTTTTAGAAAATGAAAAAATTGGCAAGGCAGGTGTTGCTTTGCGCGATGATATAAAGGGGTTGCAAAAATTAAAACACTATGCACCTGCTGGATTTATTGAATTGGCCGAGATGAGTAAAAACGCAGGATTGGAAGTGGAGAGCGTGAAAAAATTGGCTGCCCTCCTATTGGGCATTCGCATATCCAAGGGCGCACAAACCAGCAACTGGGAGGCTGGTCACCTAAACGAAAAACAAATCAGCTATGCCGCCACCGATGCATGGGTTTGTTTGGAGGTTTATAGCCATTTGAAAAACAAAGGTTTTACATTGGTATAA
- a CDS encoding DUF4442 domain-containing protein, which produces MFEAAQLLQKAKHSSFYLKVLNWSLTRMIPFNKPHGFRIVELEDYRLKTLIPYQKSNFNHIRGLHACGLATISEFTTGFLLLSILDIKKYRIIMQRLEMDYHYQGKMDATAEFAITSQWLEEKVIKPLATQDAVVVPCEVKIHDEKGNHLTTGTIFWQFKDWTKVKTKT; this is translated from the coding sequence ATGTTTGAAGCCGCCCAACTACTCCAAAAAGCAAAGCATTCTTCTTTTTATTTAAAGGTTTTGAACTGGTCGCTGACCCGTATGATCCCTTTTAACAAGCCTCATGGTTTTAGAATTGTGGAATTAGAAGATTATCGTTTGAAGACGTTAATACCGTATCAAAAAAGTAATTTTAATCACATCCGCGGTTTGCACGCATGTGGGTTGGCCACGATATCAGAGTTTACTACCGGATTTTTGTTGCTCAGTATTTTGGATATCAAAAAGTACCGCATCATCATGCAGCGATTGGAAATGGACTATCATTACCAAGGCAAGATGGATGCCACGGCAGAATTTGCTATCACCTCCCAGTGGCTCGAAGAAAAAGTGATCAAACCATTGGCCACGCAAGATGCGGTGGTGGTGCCATGCGAAGTAAAAATTCATGATGAGAAAGGAAACCACTTAACTACGGGCACTATTTTTTGGCAGTTCAAAGACTGGACGAAGGTAAAAACCAAAACTTGA
- a CDS encoding DUF962 domain-containing protein, with translation MRKIDSLLSEYGESHQNATNKLIHWICVPLIFFSVVGLIGSIPAGFLQSLFGEGAMYANWAAVMLAVALIYYITLSIPLAIGMLFFGSLCLFVMRQIVMANVAPLWAVSLGIFVIAWIGQFYGHKVEGKKPSFLKDVQFLMIGPAWLMHFIYKKLGIPY, from the coding sequence ATGAGAAAAATTGATTCGCTCCTATCAGAATATGGCGAAAGCCATCAAAATGCCACCAACAAATTGATCCATTGGATTTGCGTGCCGTTGATTTTCTTTAGCGTAGTGGGTTTGATTGGTTCGATCCCGGCTGGATTTTTACAATCGCTATTCGGTGAAGGTGCGATGTATGCCAATTGGGCTGCCGTTATGCTGGCCGTTGCGTTAATTTATTATATCACTCTTTCTATTCCATTAGCCATTGGCATGTTGTTCTTTGGTTCGCTTTGTCTGTTTGTCATGCGCCAAATTGTGATGGCGAATGTTGCCCCTCTGTGGGCGGTGAGCCTTGGGATATTTGTGATCGCATGGATTGGTCAGTTTTATGGACATAAAGTGGAAGGCAAGAAGCCATCCTTCTTAAAAGATGTTCAATTTTTGATGATCGGACCCGCCTGGCTAATGCATTTTATTTATAAAAAATTAGGGATACCGTATTAG